A segment of the Euzebyales bacterium genome:
GACGACTGCCGGCGGGCGCGTCGCATCCACCTGATGGTGGACACGCTGTCAGACATCCCCGACGAGCGGACGGCGTGGACCGCCGACGCCGAACGGCCGACGTGGCTGACGTCCCTGTCGCGGACCCTGGAGATCATGCCCGAGCAGGTCCTCCAGGACGACATGCGGCGCGTACAGCACGTCAACCACCGCTTCGAACAGCTCGACCAGCTGGTCGAGGTGCTGGCTCCGTACCTCGACGAGGACGCGATCACCGCGCTCCGCGGCGTGTTCGACGACGAGGACCTGCCATCGTCGTCCGACGCGGACGTCGCCTCGGCGCTGCGCGAGGTCGTCAGTCGGGTCGCCGGGCTGCACGGCAAATCACCGGTCCACCTCGACCTCGTGTCGCCGCTGCTGCTGGCCGATCGCCACGAGCGCGACCTGCCGGGCCTGCTGGCCGGCGAGATCATGAGTGACTTCGGCGGGTTCGCCGACAGGCGCCTGCGGCGCAGCGACTTCGCTCTGGGCTACGACTGCCTGCTGGCGTGGCGCCCGCAGGTGACCCCTGCGGACCGGGCGACGCACCCCCTAGTCTTGACGCATGCATCCATTGCGTGCTGAGGATCCCGCCGACGTCATCGTGGCCTGGGAGGCGGTCGAGGACCTGCTGGCGGTCGTGCCGGAGGGCACGGGCAAGGACGTCCTGCGTATGACGGCCGCGGGGTGGTCTGTCGACGAGATCGCCGCGCGCCTCGGGCTGTCCGCAGAGGACGTCAGCGCACACGGCGCACGCGCGCGGGTCCGCGTGCTGACCGCCGCCGTGGCCGACGACGGCATCGAGGCATCCATCGGTTCGTCATGAGCGAACCTGTCTACCTCGAGCAGGGACCGAAGCGGACGTTCGCGTGCGCGGTCGACTGGCCGGGCTGGTGCCGGGTTGCCCGCGGCGACGACACGGCCATCGCGATGCTGGCGGCCTACGCCGACCGGTACGCGGTCGTCGCCGACGAGGCCGGGGTCGCGTTCCCGTTCGCGCACATGGACGCCGACGCCATCGTCCCGCAGCTCATCGTCGTCGAGCACGTCGAAGGCTCCGGCGGCACGGACTTCGGCGCCCCGCTCGCGATCCCCGAGCTGGACGGCGAGCCCCTCGACGCCGCGACCGCGCAGCGTCACGCCGATCTGCTCGCCGCCAGCTGGCGCGTGTTCGACGCGGTCGTCGGCGACGCGCCCGCGGTGCTGCGCAAGGGCCCACGCGGCGGCGGACGCGACCGCGATGAGATCGTCGCCCACGTCGCCGAGTCCGAGCGCTCGTACGCCCGCTCGATCGGCGTCCGCTACACGCCGACGCAGTTCAGTCATGCCGGGGGACAGGCCGCGATGCGCGCCGAGCTGATCGACGTGCTGCGCGCCGCCCGTGACGGCACGCCACCCGCTGGCAAGGGTTGGCCGGCGCGGTACGCATCGCGGCGGATGGCATGGCACGTCCTCGACCACGCGTGGGAGATCGAGGACAAGTCGGGCTGACCGGGGACCGCCCCCCGACGTCCAGCAGCGAGGGACACCGCAGGTCGTCGAGAGACACGCTCGCACCTGTCCCTGGCACACGCACCTGTCCCTGGCCAACCGCACGTGTCCCTGGCACACCGCACGTGTCCCCCGGCGCAGCGCACGTGTCCGCGGCACGGGTCCACCGCAGGCCGGCGCCGCTGCGGTATGGTGCCAGGCCGTGTCGAACCGCTACCCCGATGATGCCCACCCGCCGGCTCGCTCCGCTCGCCCGTACCCCGACGACGTGCTCGCCGCCCGCCGGGCACGGCGCGAGGCCAAGGCACCGGAGGTCACCGCCGAGCCGGGCGTGCGGGCGGAACACCGCGTGACCGGGTTCGGCGGCCAGGTCATCGCCGTGGACTCCACGTCGGTCACGCTGCGCAACATGCACGGCAGGCAACGTCACTTCCGGTTGAGCCCCGGTGCGTTCCGGGTGAACGGACGCACCGTGACGCTCGTGCGACCGCGACCGCGACCGAGGCAGGCGACGCCACGGCGCACGTTCACCGCCTCGGGCTCGGTCGCGTCCGCCCGCACGCAGCCGCGGGTCGCACGCGCCAGCCGCATCTACGTCGAGGGCACCCACGACGCAGAACTGCTCGAGAAGGTGTGGGGTGACGACCTGCGCGACGCCAGCGTCGTCGTGGAGCCACTCGGCGGCATCGATGACCTCGCCGCGGCGGTCCGCGCATTCGGGCCCGGGCCACAGCGTCGCCTGGGCGTGCTCGTCGACCACCTGGTCCCGGGCTCCAAGGAGCAGCGCATCGTCGACGCCGTGACCCATCCGCAGGTGCTCATCACCGGCCACCCCTACGTCGACGTCTGGCAGGGGGTCCGGCCACGGGCGCTGGGCATCGACGCCTGGCCGGTCGTGCCGCGGGGACAGCCGTGGAAGGAGGGCATCTGCGCGGCACTCGGCGTCGACGAGCCTGCGGTGTTCTGGCGCCGCCTGCTGCGCTCCGTCGACAGCTACGCCGACCTCGAGCAGCCCCTGATCGGCGCCGTGGAGCAGCTGCTGGACTTCGTGGCGCCGCCAGAGGAGTGAGCGGCGGCGGCGACCGCCCGCACCTATGATCCCGACGTGGGCGACAGCGCATCCAGACGTGCCGCGGGGCGCCGGCACGCGCGGGTCGCCGCGGCGACCGGCGCGCACCCCAACGCCAGCTTCTGGCTCGACGACGGCGGACCGCCACGGCCATCACTGACCGGAGAGGTCACCGCCGACGTCGCCGTCGTGGGAGCCGGCTACACGGGCCTGTGGACCGCGCTCGCGCTGACCGACCACGACCCGGCCCTGCGCGCGGTCATCCTCGAGGCCAGCCGCGTCGGTCACGGCGCCTCGGGGCGAAACGGCGGGTTCGTCGAGGCGAGCCTGACCCATGGCCTGCACAACGGCCTCGCCCACTTCCCCACCGAGATCGACGAGCTGCTGCGCCTCGGTCGCGAGAACTTCGCCGGCCTGGTCGACGACGTCCGCCGCCACGGCATCGACTGCGACCTCGAGCTCACCGGCACGATCGACGTGGCCACAGCAGCCTGGCAGCTGGACGAGCTCGCTGAATCGGCCGAAGTCCACGCGCAGCTGGGCGAGAAGGCGACGCTCCTGGCCGCCGCGGAGGTCCGCGCCCACCTCGACTCCCCCACCTACCTCGGCGGGCTGGCGCACCCCGACGGAGCGATCGTGCATCCTGGACGGCTGGCCCGCGGGCTGGCCGGCGCACTTGACACCCGTGGCGTCACCATCCACGAGGGCACACCCGTCAGCCGGATCCGCCGGCAGGGTGGTCGCGTCAGGCTCGACACGGTAGGGGGCGTGGTCCTCGCTGACCGCGCGGTGCTCGCGACCAACGCCTACAGCCACCTGCTGCTGCGCCGGACCTCGCGCCACTTCGTGCCGATCTACGACCACATCCTGCTGACCGAGCCGCTGACCCCTGACCAGCGGGCACGGATCGGATGGGCCGGCCGTCAGGGCATCGCCGACAGCGGCAACCAGTTCCACTACTACCGGTTGACCGCCGACGACCGGATCCTGTGGGGCGGTTACGACGCGGTCTACCGGTACGGCAACGCCGTCGGCCCGCGCTTCGACCACCGCCGCGCGACCTATGACCTGCTGGCCCGCCACTTCCGCACCACGTTCCCACAGCTGCACGACCTGCGGTTCGCACGGTGGTGGGGCGGTCCGATCGCCACGACCACCCGGTTCACCGCCGCGTTCGGCGAGGCGCTCGGCGGACGGGTCGTCTATGCGTTGGGCTACACCGGGCTGGGGGTCGCCGCCGCCCGGTTCGCCGGACGTGTCCTGCGCGACAGGCTTCTCGTACCGGACTCGCCGCTGCTCGACCTGCAGCTGGTATCGACGTCGCCGTTCCCGTTCCCGCCGGAGCCACTGCGCTGGACGGGCGTCGAGCTGACGCGCCGTGCCATCGCGCGTTCGGACGGGCGTGGCGGCGTCCGGGGCCCCTGGCTGCGACTGCTCGACCGCTTCGGCATCGGCTTTGACTCCTGAGCGGAGGCCTTTGCTAGGCTGACGACCTCTCGGGGCACATTGGCTCAGTTCCATGACATCTCCTCCCTCATCCGGCGCGTACGGGCATGGCTCCGGATCGGCACGGCCCCAACGGCGGCGCAGACGTCAGCGGTGGTCGCGCGCGACGATGGCCATCGTCGGCGTGGCCTTCATGCTGTCGGTCTTCGCGGGAGTGCTCGTCGGCACCTGGCTGCGCCCTGACGGGTCCGCGCCGGCGGCAGCTGCAAACGCCTGCGACGCCGTGACCCTCAGGGTCTACGCGTCACCTGACATCGCGGGCGTGCTGTCGGACCGGATCGCCGAGTTCCGCGGCAACGCCGAGGACGAGTGTGACGCCTTCCAGGTGATCGCCGACTCCTCCGCCGACGTCGTCGACGACCTGGCCGACGGCTGGGACCAGAGCGCCGACGGCCCACCACCCGACGTGTGGATCCCCGAGGCGACGTCGTGGGTCCAGCTGCTGCGGGCCACGGAGACCGGTGCCACGCTCGTCGGTGACGACACGCCGTCGATCGCGCGGTCCCCCACCGTGGTCGCCATGCCCCGTCCGATGGCCAAGGTGCTGGGCTGGCCGAGAGCGCAGCTGAGCTGGGCGGACCTGGCCGACCTGATCTCCGAGCCCGAGGGCTGGAAGGCGCACGGCCACGAGGAGTGGGGCCCCTTCAAGTTCGGCCTGACCACGCCGCGGCGGTCCGCGGCGGCGGCCCAGTCGATCATCTCCGTTGGTGCGGCGCTCGGCGGTGTGTGGGCGGACGAACTGTCCGCCGAGAGCGTCCAGCGCGATCGCGTGCGCCTGAACCTGCTGCAGCTGGAGCGCTCGGTCGCCCGCACGGACAACACCACCCTCGAGCAGCTCTCGGGACTGCGCCGCGCCGACCGGGCCGGTGTCGGGCTCGACTTCGTGTCGGCGTTCCCCATCGACGAGCGGCAGGTGTGGCGCTACAACGCGGGCCTGCCGCCCGGTACCGCCGACGACGACATGCGCCTGAGCAAGCCGAAGGTGCCGCTGGCGGCCTGGTACCCACCCGAGGGAAGCCTCGCGCTCGACTACCCGTTCGTGGTGCTCGAGGGAGACTGGGTCGACGAGGAGCGCCGTGAGCGGGCGCTGGAGTTCCTCGCCATCCTCCAGGGCGAGGAGACCCAGAACCGGCTGTTGGAGCTGGGGTTCCGCGGCGCCGACGGCGAGGTCGGCGACGTGCTGCGCAGGGCAAAGGGCATCGCGGTCGACCGTGCCGGCACCCAGGTCCAGCCGCCACGGCCCAAGGTCGTCCAGCAGGTCCTCAACACCTGGGACACGGTGTCGCAGCGGACCAACACGCTGGCAGTGATCGACGTCTCCGGGTCGATGGCCGAGGCTGCGAGGGGCACCGACGGCACGCGCCTGGACGTGGCCACGGCGGCCGCCGCCGAGGCAGTGAAGCTGGCGGTCGACGACAGCGGGTTCGGGCTGTGGGAGTTCTCGACCGATCTCGCCCGCGAGCACCACCGGGAACTCGTCGCGATGGGTCCGTTGGGTGAGAACGTCGGTACGGTCACCCGCCGGCAGGCGGTCGAGGACGCGCTGGCGGCCATGCAGCCGCGTCACGACACCGCACTGTACGAGACAGTGCTCGCCGCGTACCGCGAGGCCAAGCGCCACTTTGACCCGGAACGCGTCAACGACATCGTGCTGCTGACCGACGGCAGGCAAGACAACCCCGACGGCACCCTCGGACTCGAGCGCACCCTCAGTCAGCTGCGCAAGCTGGCCGACAGTGAACGCCCCGTTGGGCTCATCGCGATCGGCTACGGCGGCCAGGCAGACCTCAACGCGCTGGAGCGGATGACCAAGGCGGTCGGCGGTCAGGCCTACGGCGCCGTGCGGGCCACCGACGTCCGCGAGATCATCCTGCAGACGTTGACGGGCTGAACGGCGCGGCGCGGTCCGCGCCGGCCGTCACTCCGGCGTCCGGACGATGATCTCGTCCAGGTCGACCGGTTCGTCGAGGAACTCGAACTCGACCATGAGGTCGACGATCCGCTGGATCTCGTCGCGGTCGATGCGTGCCGCGAACTGCGGCTGAGTGACCGTGGCGGCCGCCTCGGCGTCGAGGTCCGAGTAGGTCGGCAGCACGTCGACGACCCGCTCGGGATCGTTCGCGGCGATGTCGGTCGCGGCGATCAGGGCGCGCTGGAAGGCCGCGATCGTGTTGGGGAAGTTCGTCGCGAAATTGCCGGTCGCGTAATAGCCGGCGACCGGCAGCGCCTCGGTCTCCCCGACGTAGGGGTCGGTCACGACCACGGCGTCCAGCGACGACTGGGCGATCGTGTCGAACGGCTCGACGGCGAAGATCGCGTCGAGCTCCCCACGCTCCAAGGATGGCACCATCTCCGGGAACGGGATCTCTACCGCCTCGACCGTGCTGTAGGCGGCGCCGGCGCTCTCGACCACCGATCGGGTGGTCAGCTCCGCGACGTTGGCGAACGTGTTGAGGCCCACCCGCTTGCCCTCGAGCCCGGCGACATCGCCCTCCAGGCCCGATCCGGGCAGGGCCACGATGTTGCTGAACCCCGGTGCGGCGCGGTTGCCCTCGGCGATGATCCGCAGGTCCAGGCCATTGGCGACGCCGGTCATGGTGGAGGGGTAGGCGCCGAACGTCAGGTCGAGCTCGCCAGCGACCATGGCAGGGATCGCGGCCGCACCGCCCTGCACCGCCTGGATGTCGATCGTCAGCCCCTCGCGCTCGAACAGCCCCTCCTCGATCCCGATGTAGATCGGCGCGACGTCGATCAGCGGCAGCAGTCCGATCGTGAGCTCGGTCTTCTCCGGCGCGGCCTGCGACGCACCATTCCCGCCGTCCTCGTCCGACGCGGACGTGACCGAGCGGACGCTGCTGCGCTCCTGTGCGGCCGGCTCGGCCCGGCTGCACCCGGAGACCCCGACGAGTGCCAGCACGACCAGCACGACGACTCCGCCCGGCATGCGCAACGCGGCCATCGCCGCCCCCTTGCCACAACCCAGTAGGCACCCGGCACGACCTCGCGGAGGCACTCCATGACGGTCGATCGTCTCGCTGGTGCACGATGTCCGGACGCCGGCCACCACAGGCACACGTCCGGTGCATGACCGGCGCCGCCCCGCCAGCAACGCCCCTGCCGGGACGGCACGCAGACTAGAGGACGCACACAGTCCGAACGGACAGGTGCCCGCATCCACCCCCTTGATAGCGTCGCGGCGCGGTGAGTGCCGCGTTGCATGAGGAGGACGCCATGGGGCCTCGGAGACGTAGGACGGCGATCGGGGCGACGGTGGTGGCGCTCAGTTTGCTGCTTGCCGGCGGCGTCGTGGCGGCGACGCAGTCCGGTGACGAGGCCGCGCTGCAACCCACCCGCCAGCCGGCCGACCGGGCGATCGAAACCCGCGTCAACGATCTGCTGTCTCAGATGACGCTCGAGGAGAAGCTGGAGCAGATCCAGCTGCTGCCGGACTTCAGGGTCACCGATGACGAGGTGAGGAGGGGCCTCGGCTCGATCCTGAGCCTCACGGATCCGGCGCAGATCAGGCACTTCCAGCGCATCGCGGTGGAAGAGTCGCGGCTGGGGATCCCGCTGCTGTTCGCGTTCGACACGATCCACGGCTTCCGGACCGTCTTCCCGATCCCGCTGGGAACCGGCGCGAGCTTCGATCCGAGCGTTGCATCCGACGACGCGAGCTTCGGGGCGCGTGAGTCGACCGCGGTCGGGCTCAAGCAGACCTACGCCCCGATGGTCGACGTCTCGCACGAGCCGCGCTGGGGGCGGATCGCCGAGGCGGCCGGCGAGGACCCCTATCTCAACTCCGTGATGGCCGCCGCGCGCGTCAAGGGCACGCAGGGCCCGGACTACAGCGCGCGTGACAGGCTCATCGCCAGCCCGAAGCACTTAGCGGCGTACGGGGAACCGGAGGCCGGGCGTGACTACGCCACCACGGACATGTCCGAGCAGCGGCTGCGCAACTTCTACCTACCGCCGTTCAAGGCGGCGGTCGACGCCGGCGCCGACACGGCGATGTGCTCGTTCAACGCGCTCAACGGCGTGCCGGCCTGCGGCAATGACTACCTGATGAACGACATCCTCAAGGGCGAGTGGCGCTTCGACGGCTTCGTCGAGAGCGACTGGACGGCCGTCGCCGAGTTGCGCGCGTGCCCGCCGAAGAACCCCGACGAAGCGGAGTGCGGCCACGGCGTCGCCGTCGACGGCCCTGACGCGGCGGCGCTCGCGCTCAACTCGGGCGTCGACTCGGAGATGACCAGCACGCTGATCCGGGACTTCGGGGCGCAGCTGCTGTCCGAGCGTCGGATCTCGATGCGGCGGATTGACGACGCGGTGCGCAGGATCCTGCGCGTGAAGTTCCGCGCCGGGCTGTTCGAGAACCCGTACGCGCCGTTCGAGCCCGAAGAGGCCGACGCGCAGATGCTGCTGCCCGACGCCGTCGCGGCGGCCCGCAAGGCCGCCGGCAGGTCGATGGTGCTGCTCCAGAACGAGGGCGGGATCCTGCCGCTCGACCCGGCCAAGTCCACGGCCGTGATCGGGCCGCTCGCCAAGAACCAGCACGACATGCTGGGCCCGTGGTGGGGGCGCGGCGACGACGGGGACGTCGTGACCGTCTTCGACGGCATCAACGAGCAGAGCCCGGGCGCGACCTACGCGGAGGGCTGCGAGCTCTCCAACACCGAGGTGCCGCACACGGATCCGGAGGGCTGCGGCTCGGACGCCGGATTCGCTGAGGCGGTCTCCGTCGCGAACGCGGCCGACCAGGTGGTGCTCGCCCTGGGCGAGACGCGCGAGATGAGCGGCGAGGCGAATTCGCGCAGCACTCTGGATCTGCCGGGCCGGCAGGAGGAGCTGATCCGGGCGATCAAGGCGACCGGCAAGCCGGTCGCGGTGGTGCTGTTCAGCGGCCGCCCGCTGGCGCTGGAGAACATCGTCGAGGACGCCCCGGCGATCCTCGAGGCGTGGTTCCCCGGCGTGCAGGCGGGGCCCGCTGTCGCCGACGTCGTGTTCGGGAAGGTCAACCCGGGCGGCAAGCTGCCGGCGTCGTTCCCGTATCGGGTCGGCCAGGTGCCGATCTACTACAACCACGAGCCCGCCGGGCGCCCGTGCAACAAGGACGTGAAGTGGAACTCGCAGCACCGCGATATCCCGAGTTGCGACCCACTGTTCGTGTTCGGCCACGGCCTGAGCTACACGACGTTCGACGTCACGAACCTGCGGCTGAGCTCGTCGAGCGTCTCGCGCAACGGCAGCCTGACCGCGTCGGTCGACGTCGCGAACACCGGCGGCCGAGAGGGCGACGAGGTCGTGCAGGTCTACATCCACGACCCGGTCGCGAGCATCTCGCAGCCGGTCCGCCGCCTGCGCGGCTTCGAGCGCGTGACGCTCGAGCCGGGCCAGACGCGGACGGTGACGTTCACGCTCGACCGCAGCGACTTCGGCTTCTACGACAACCGCGGGAAGTTCGTCGTGGAGCGCGGCACGATCGACGTCTACGCCGGCAACAGCTCCAAGGCCGAGCTCAAGCAGTCGTTCACGGTGAGATGATGACGCCTCCACAGCTCCTTGGAGGTCTCGCGCCAACCCCGGCGAGGTGAGAGAAACGGGTTCGGGGGCGCGACGCGGTCGAACCCGGCCCGAGTGCTCCTGCGGCCCGAGCCAGTCCGATGACGCACGCATGTGCAGTGGCTGGTGCCGCGAGCCCCGGGCCTACCGACCCCGGAAAGCGGGCGGAGGGGCCTGTCGCGCTCGACGGTTTCGAGCCTCGTCGCCGACCTGCAGGCCGACAGGCTCGTGATCGAGCGCGCCTGGCTGGGGGCCTTCCACGGCGCCCAGGGCGGACGGCCGCCGATGCTGCTCGCGTTCGACGCGTCTGCGGGTGCCGCCGTCGGGATCGCGTTCGGACACGTCGGCGTGCGTGTCGCGGTCTCCGACCTCTCGTCGACGATCGTCGCCGAGGGCGTGGTCGAGCTCGATGTCGACCACGAGGCGACGGAGGGCCTCGACGCGGCGGCCGAGCTCGTTACCGGCGCGTTGGCCGAGGCCGCTGCGCAGCGGCGGCGCGTGATCGGCGCGGGCGTCGCCCTCCCCGCTCCAATCCACCGGGCGACTGGCAGCATCGGCTCCTCGGCGATCCTGCCGGGCTGGGTCGGCGTCACCGCTGCCGAGGAGCTGCGCAACCGGCTCGAGCTGCCGGTTCTGGTCGAGAACGACGCGAACCTCGGCGCCGCTCATCGAGGCGACCACAGAGCAGGTCGCGAGGCGGCCATCGCCGCTTCGGCGCCGGTGGAGCGGCGACGGGGCCGCGGCCGCGGCGATCGTGAACGCCGACCGTCGGGTCCCGCTCGCCCTGCTGATCCCTGGTCGCGGGGCCGGTCATCGCCGGCGTGAGCCTGTTCGGCGGCGGCGGGACGGTGTGGGCGGCGCTGCTCGGCGCGCTCGTGATCGGCTCCATCGCCAACGGCATGGACCTGCGCGGTCGCGAATCGGACGTGAAGTTCCTGATCACCGGCGGGGCCCTGCTGGCGACCGTCTCGCTCGACGCGATCACCGCCAGCCGTGCCGGCCGGTTCACGCCGGTTCCTTCGCACGACGACCTCTGGGCTGCTGCGCGTCGATCGTGCGGCCATGGCGGCGGAGGCGAAGCTGGACGGCAAGTTCCTGCTCCGCACCTCGGATCCGACCATGTCGGCCGAGGACGTGGCGTTCGGGAAAAGCAGCTGCTGGACGTCGAGCGCGGCTGGCGGGACATGAAGTCCACCCTGGAGCTGCGGCCCGGGTTCCACCGCATCGAAGACCGCATCCGCGCGCACGTCATCTTGTGCCGGCTGGCGCTGCTGTGCATCGGCGTCGCCGAGACCAAGACCGGTGACACCTGGCGGACCCTGCATCACGAGCTCGACCGGCTCCACGTCGGCGAGTTCACCGGCAACAGCGGCCGGGTGCTGCATCGCACCGAGCTCACCAGCCGGCAGCTGGCGATCCTGCGCATGCTCGGTGTCGACACGCCACCCCGCTTCCTCGACGTCGACCCCGCCACCGGCTGACCGCACCAGCCGGCGCCTAGGCACACACCCCCATCGGGGGGATCTCGGCGTTCCCGCAGGTCAACCCGCCAAACTCATGCCTACTGCGGGTCGTTGCGCCACGGAGACGAGGAGCCCGAGTGCGACGATAGCCCGAGCAGGCGGTGACGGAGGAGGCATGCATGGGGCTCTCCGGGGCCCGGGCACCCGCCCGGCGAATGCCTCGGTGGGATCGTAGGTACCGCTGTCACGGTTGGTCAACCAGAACCGGCTGACCGTGGTCCGCGAACACGCGCACGACCCGCGTCGCAGGGTGGACGTCTGGATCAGTTGACGCCGGTCGACTGTCGGCGCATCCACGGGTTCGGCGTAGGGTAGGCATGCGCCTGGCCGGCGTGATCGGGGGCGTGCGTGGCGCGCGACCAGGCGGCGAGAGATCGGATGTGCATGGGCATGTGGTCTTGGGTGAGCTGTCTTGGTCAATGACCATGACCGGCCGCGGGTCAAGCGGCTGGCCACCCTGTCGTTGGGGGCCCTGGGCGTCGTGTACGGCGACATCGGCACGAGCCCGCTGTACGCGTTCCGCGAGTCGTTCGCCGAGCGGTCCATCGATCCAGAGCCGGCGAACATCCTCGGCATCCTGTCGCTGATCGTCTGGTCGCTGATCGTGGTCATCTCGATCAAGTACCTGGTCTTCGTGATGAAGGCGGACCATGAGGGCGAGGGCGGCATCCTGGCGCTGACCGCGTTGATCCCGCGCTGGGGCGACTACCACGGCAAGGGGCGCCGTCGCGCGCTGATCCTGGTCGGCATCTTCGGCACCGCCCTGCTGTACGGCGACGGGATGATCACGCCGGCCATTTCGGTGCTGTCGGCCGTCGAGGGGATCTCCGTCGCCACGGACGCCTTCGACCCGCTGATCATCCCGATCGCGGTCGCGATCCTCGTCGGGCTCTTCGCGTTCCAGCGGCGCGGCACCGGCGCGGTCGGCGCCGTGTTCGGCCCGATCATGGTGGTCTGGTTCGCCACGCTGGGTGTCCTCGGGCTGGTGAGCATCATCCGGGACCCGTCGGTCCTCGTCGCGTTGAGCCCGACCTACGCCGTCGAGTTCTTCGTCACGAACGGATTCACCGGCGTCCTCGTCCTCGGATCGGTGTTCCTGGTCGTCACCGGCGGAGAGGCCCTCTACGCCGACATGGGTCACTTCGGTCGCACGCCCATCCAGGCGGCCTGGTTCACGGTGGTCCTCCCCGGGCTGCTGCTCAACTACTTCGGGCAGGGTGCGCTGCTGATCAGCAACCCCGGTGCGGTGGACAACCCCTTCTACCGGCTGGCCCCCGGCTGGGCCACCATCCCGCTGGTGGTGCTGTCCACGGTCGCCACGGTGATCGCGTCACAGGCACTGATCAGCGGCGTGTTCTCGTTGAGCATGCAGGCCGTGCAGATGGGCTACCTGCCGCGTTTGCGCGTGCAGCACACGTCCGAGGAGCAGGAGGGGCAGGTCTACATCCCCGGCATGAACTGGACGCTGATGATCGCGTGCATCGGACTGGTGTTCGGCTTCGGCACCTCGAGCGGGCTGGCGGCGGCGTACGGCGTGGCCGTCACGACCACCATGGTCGTGACGACGATGCTGTTCTACGTGGTGGCTCGCGAGCGGTTCGAGTGGGCCCGCCGACCCACGCTGGCGCTGTGCGGTGCCTTCCTTGTGGTCGACCTGGCGTTCTTCACCGGCAACATCTTCAAGATCCCCGACGGCGGGTGGTTCCCACTGGT
Coding sequences within it:
- the bglX gene encoding beta-glucosidase BglX, coding for MALSLLLAGGVVAATQSGDEAALQPTRQPADRAIETRVNDLLSQMTLEEKLEQIQLLPDFRVTDDEVRRGLGSILSLTDPAQIRHFQRIAVEESRLGIPLLFAFDTIHGFRTVFPIPLGTGASFDPSVASDDASFGARESTAVGLKQTYAPMVDVSHEPRWGRIAEAAGEDPYLNSVMAAARVKGTQGPDYSARDRLIASPKHLAAYGEPEAGRDYATTDMSEQRLRNFYLPPFKAAVDAGADTAMCSFNALNGVPACGNDYLMNDILKGEWRFDGFVESDWTAVAELRACPPKNPDEAECGHGVAVDGPDAAALALNSGVDSEMTSTLIRDFGAQLLSERRISMRRIDDAVRRILRVKFRAGLFENPYAPFEPEEADAQMLLPDAVAAARKAAGRSMVLLQNEGGILPLDPAKSTAVIGPLAKNQHDMLGPWWGRGDDGDVVTVFDGINEQSPGATYAEGCELSNTEVPHTDPEGCGSDAGFAEAVSVANAADQVVLALGETREMSGEANSRSTLDLPGRQEELIRAIKATGKPVAVVLFSGRPLALENIVEDAPAILEAWFPGVQAGPAVADVVFGKVNPGGKLPASFPYRVGQVPIYYNHEPAGRPCNKDVKWNSQHRDIPSCDPLFVFGHGLSYTTFDVTNLRLSSSSVSRNGSLTASVDVANTGGREGDEVVQVYIHDPVASISQPVRRLRGFERVTLEPGQTRTVTFTLDRSDFGFYDNRGKFVVERGTIDVYAGNSSKAELKQSFTVR
- a CDS encoding FAD-dependent oxidoreductase, which gives rise to MGDSASRRAAGRRHARVAAATGAHPNASFWLDDGGPPRPSLTGEVTADVAVVGAGYTGLWTALALTDHDPALRAVILEASRVGHGASGRNGGFVEASLTHGLHNGLAHFPTEIDELLRLGRENFAGLVDDVRRHGIDCDLELTGTIDVATAAWQLDELAESAEVHAQLGEKATLLAAAEVRAHLDSPTYLGGLAHPDGAIVHPGRLARGLAGALDTRGVTIHEGTPVSRIRRQGGRVRLDTVGGVVLADRAVLATNAYSHLLLRRTSRHFVPIYDHILLTEPLTPDQRARIGWAGRQGIADSGNQFHYYRLTADDRILWGGYDAVYRYGNAVGPRFDHRRATYDLLARHFRTTFPQLHDLRFARWWGGPIATTTRFTAAFGEALGGRVVYALGYTGLGVAAARFAGRVLRDRLLVPDSPLLDLQLVSTSPFPFPPEPLRWTGVELTRRAIARSDGRGGVRGPWLRLLDRFGIGFDS
- a CDS encoding ABC transporter substrate-binding protein, which translates into the protein MAALRMPGGVVVLVVLALVGVSGCSRAEPAAQERSSVRSVTSASDEDGGNGASQAAPEKTELTIGLLPLIDVAPIYIGIEEGLFEREGLTIDIQAVQGGAAAIPAMVAGELDLTFGAYPSTMTGVANGLDLRIIAEGNRAAPGFSNIVALPGSGLEGDVAGLEGKRVGLNTFANVAELTTRSVVESAGAAYSTVEAVEIPFPEMVPSLERGELDAIFAVEPFDTIAQSSLDAVVVTDPYVGETEALPVAGYYATGNFATNFPNTIAAFQRALIAATDIAANDPERVVDVLPTYSDLDAEAAATVTQPQFAARIDRDEIQRIVDLMVEFEFLDEPVDLDEIIVRTPE
- a CDS encoding DUF3097 family protein encodes the protein MSNRYPDDAHPPARSARPYPDDVLAARRARREAKAPEVTAEPGVRAEHRVTGFGGQVIAVDSTSVTLRNMHGRQRHFRLSPGAFRVNGRTVTLVRPRPRPRQATPRRTFTASGSVASARTQPRVARASRIYVEGTHDAELLEKVWGDDLRDASVVVEPLGGIDDLAAAVRAFGPGPQRRLGVLVDHLVPGSKEQRIVDAVTHPQVLITGHPYVDVWQGVRPRALGIDAWPVVPRGQPWKEGICAALGVDEPAVFWRRLLRSVDSYADLEQPLIGAVEQLLDFVAPPEE
- a CDS encoding LuxR C-terminal-related transcriptional regulator, with the protein product MHPLRAEDPADVIVAWEAVEDLLAVVPEGTGKDVLRMTAAGWSVDEIAARLGLSAEDVSAHGARARVRVLTAAVADDGIEASIGSS
- a CDS encoding ROK family protein; protein product: MPRAPGLPTPESGRRGLSRSTVSSLVADLQADRLVIERAWLGAFHGAQGGRPPMLLAFDASAGAAVGIAFGHVGVRVAVSDLSSTIVAEGVVELDVDHEATEGLDAAAELVTGALAEAAAQRRRVIGAGVALPAPIHRATGSIGSSAILPGWVGVTAAEELRNRLELPVLVENDANLGAAHRGDHRAGREAAIAASAPVERRRGRGRGDRERRPSGPARPADPWSRGRSSPA
- a CDS encoding substrate-binding and VWA domain-containing protein, which translates into the protein MAIVGVAFMLSVFAGVLVGTWLRPDGSAPAAAANACDAVTLRVYASPDIAGVLSDRIAEFRGNAEDECDAFQVIADSSADVVDDLADGWDQSADGPPPDVWIPEATSWVQLLRATETGATLVGDDTPSIARSPTVVAMPRPMAKVLGWPRAQLSWADLADLISEPEGWKAHGHEEWGPFKFGLTTPRRSAAAAQSIISVGAALGGVWADELSAESVQRDRVRLNLLQLERSVARTDNTTLEQLSGLRRADRAGVGLDFVSAFPIDERQVWRYNAGLPPGTADDDMRLSKPKVPLAAWYPPEGSLALDYPFVVLEGDWVDEERRERALEFLAILQGEETQNRLLELGFRGADGEVGDVLRRAKGIAVDRAGTQVQPPRPKVVQQVLNTWDTVSQRTNTLAVIDVSGSMAEAARGTDGTRLDVATAAAAEAVKLAVDDSGFGLWEFSTDLAREHHRELVAMGPLGENVGTVTRRQAVEDALAAMQPRHDTALYETVLAAYREAKRHFDPERVNDIVLLTDGRQDNPDGTLGLERTLSQLRKLADSERPVGLIAIGYGGQADLNALERMTKAVGGQAYGAVRATDVREIILQTLTG